A genomic region of Prionailurus bengalensis isolate Pbe53 chromosome D1, Fcat_Pben_1.1_paternal_pri, whole genome shotgun sequence contains the following coding sequences:
- the LOC122482582 gene encoding olfactory receptor 51Q1-like codes for MSKVTNSTQAPFYFILTGIPGFEASHIWISIPFCCLYTVSIMGNTTILTVICKEPSLHQPMYLFLSMLALTDLGLTLTTLPTVMQLLWFNVHEISFEACFAQFFFLHGFSFMESSVLLAMSFDRYVAICRPLHYASTLTGEVIGKIGLAIICRCVLAVLPSLFLLKRLPFCRSHLLSHSYCLHQDMIRLVCADIRVNSWYGFALGLLIIVMDPLLIVLSYTLILKSILGTASWTERFRALNNCLSHVLAVLVLYVPMVGLSMTHRFAKHASPLVHVIMANIYLLAPPVMNPIIYSVKTKQIRQGIFNLLFQRKVY; via the coding sequence ATGTCCAAGGTGACTAACAGCACCCAAGCACCCTTCTACTTCATCCTCACTGGCATCCCTGGATTTGAGGCCTCCCACATCTGGATCTCCATCCCCTTCTGCTGCCTCTACACCGTCTCCATCATGGGTAACACCACCATTCTCACAGTCATCTGCAAGGAGCCATCTCTCCACCAGCCCATGTACCTATTTCTCTCCATGCTGGCCCTGACCGACCTGGGCCTCACCCTCACCACCCTGCCCACAGTCATGCAGCTCCTCTGGTTCAACGTTCATGAGATCAGCTTTGAAGCCTGTTTTGCCCAGTTCTTCTTCCTCCATGGATTCTCCTTCATGGAATCTTCTGTGTTGTTGGCCATGTCCTTTgatcgctatgtggccatctgccgCCCCCTGCATTATGCCTCCACCCTCACCGGTGAAGTCATTGGCAAGATCGGCTTAGCCATCATTTGCCGCTGCGTCCTGGctgttctcccttccctcttcctactCAAGCGCCTGCCCTTCTGCcgctcccaccttctctctcactcctatTGCCTCCACCAGGATATGATCCGCCTCGTCTGTGCTGACATCCGGGTCAATAGCTGGTATGGATTTGCTCTTGGTTTGCTCATTATTGTGATGGACCCTTTGCTCATTGTGCTCTCCTACACACTCATCCTGAAGAGTATCTTGGGCACAGCCTCCTGGACTGAGCGGTTCCGGGCCCTCAATAACTGTCTATCCCACGTGCTGGCTGTTCTGGTCCTTTATGTTCCCATGGTTGGACTATCCATGACTCATCGATTTGCCAAGCATGCCTCTCCGCTGGTCCACGTTATCATGGCCAATATCTACCTGTTGGCACCGCCTGTGATGAACCCCATCATTTACAGTGTCAAGACTAAGCAGATCCGCCAGGGAATCTTCAATCTACTCTTCCAGAGGAAAGTGTACTAA
- the LOC122482583 gene encoding olfactory receptor 51Q1-like, whose protein sequence is MSKVTNSTQAPFYFILTGIPGFEASHIWISIPFCCLYTISIMGNTSILTVIRKEPSLHQPMYLFLSMLALTDLGLTLTTLPTVMQLLWFNVHEIGFEACFAQLFFIHTFSVMESSVLLAMSFDRYVAICRPLHYASILTGEVIGKIGLAIICRCVLVVLPSLFLLKRLPFCRSHLLSHSYCLHQDMIRLVCADIWVNSWYGLALILLINVVDFLLIVLSYTLILKSILGTASWTERFHALNNCLSHVLAVLVLYVPMVGVSMTHRFAKHASPLVHVIMANIYLLAPPVMNPIIYSVKTKQIRQGIFNLLFQRKVY, encoded by the coding sequence ATGTCCAAGGTGACTAACAGCACCCAAGCACCCTTCTACTTCATCCTCACTGGCATCCCTGGATTTGAGGCCTCCCACATCTGGATCTCCATCCCCTTCTGCTGCCTCTACACCATCTCCATCATGGGTAACACCTCCATTCTCACGGTCATCCGCAAGGAGCCATCCCTCCACCAGCCCATGTACCTATTTCTCTCCATGCTGGCCCTGACCGACCTGGGCCTCACCCTCACCACCCTGCCCACAGTCATGCAGCTCCTCTGGTTCAACGTTCATGAGATCGGCTTTGAAGCATGTTTTGCACAGTTATTTTTCATTCATACATTCTCCGTCATGGAATCTTCTGTGTTGTTGGCCATGTCCTTTgatcgctatgtggccatctgccgCCCCCTGCATTATGCCTCCATCCTCACCGGTGAAGTCATTGGCAAGATCGGCTTAGCCATCATTTGCCGCTGCGTCCTGGttgttctcccttccctcttcctactCAAGCGCCTGCCCTTCTGCcgctcccaccttctctctcactcctatTGCCTCCACCAGGATATGATCCGCCTcgtctgtgctgacatctgggTCAATAGCTGGTATGGACTTGCTCTGATTTTGCTCATTAATGTGGTGGACTTTCTTCTCATTGTGCTCTCCTACACACTCATCCTGAAGAGTATCTTGGGCACAGCCTCCTGGACTGAGCGGTTCCACGCCCTCAATAACTGTCTATCCCACGTGCTGGCTGTTCTGGTCCTTTATGTTCCCATGGTTGGAGTATCCATGACTCATCGATTTGCCAAGCATGCCTCTCCGCTGGTCCACGTTATCATGGCCAATATCTACCTGTTGGCACCGCCTGTGATGAACCCCATCATTTACAGTGTCAAGACTAAGCAGATCCGCCAGGGAATCTTCAATCTACTCTTCCAGAGGAAAGTGTACTGA
- the LOC122482584 gene encoding olfactory receptor 51Q1-like, which produces MSKVTNSTQAPFYFILTGIPGFEASHIWISIPFCCLYTISIMGNTTILTVIRKEPSLHQPMYLFLSMLALTDLGLTLTTLPTVMQLLWFNVHEIGFEACFAQLFFMHTFSFMESSVLLAMSFDRYVAICRPLHYASTLTGEVIGKIGLAIICRCVLAVLPSLFLLKRLPFCHSHLLSHSYCLHQDMIRLVCADIRVNSWYGLALILLINVVDFLLIVLSYTLILKSILGTASWTERFRTLNNCLSHVLAVLVLYVPMVGVSMTHRFAKHASPLVHVIMANIYLLAPPVMNPIIYSVKTKQIRQGIFNLLFQRKVY; this is translated from the coding sequence ATGTCCAAGGTGACTAACAGCACCCAAGCACCCTTCTACTTCATCCTCACTGGCATCCCTGGATTTGAGGCCTCCCACATCTGGATCTCCATCCCCTTCTGCTGCCTCTACACCATCTCCATCATGGGTAACACCACCATTCTCACGGTCATCCGCAAGGAGCCATCCCTCCACCAGCCCATGTACCTATTTCTCTCCATGCTGGCCCTGACCGACCTGGGCCTCACCCTCACCACCCTGCCCACAGTCATGCAGCTCCTCTGGTTCAACGTTCATGAGATCGGCTTTGAAGCATGTTTTGCACAGTTATTTTTCATGCATACATTCTCCTTTATGGAATCTTCTGTGCTGTTGGCCATGTCCTTTgatcgctatgtggccatctgccgCCCCCTGCATTATGCCTCCACCCTCACCGGTGAAGTCATTGGCAAGATCGGCTTAGCCATCATTTGCCGCTGCGTCCTGGctgttctcccttccctcttcctactCAAGCGCCTGCCCTTCTGCcactcccaccttctctctcactcctatTGCCTCCACCAGGATATGATCCGCCTCGTCTGTGCTGACATCCGGGTCAATAGCTGGTATGGACTTGCTCTGATTTTGCTCATTAATGTGGTGGACTTTCTTCTCATTGTGCTCTCCTACACACTCATCCTGAAGAGTATCTTGGGCACAGCCTCCTGGACTGAGCGGTTCCGGACCCTCAATAACTGTCTATCCCATGTGCTGGCTGTTCTGGTCCTTTATGTTCCCATGGTTGGAGTATCCATGACTCATCGATTTGCCAAGCATGCCTCTCCGCTGGTCCACGTTATCATGGCCAATATCTACCTGTTGGCACCGCCTGTGATGAACCCCATCATTTACAGTGTCAAGACTAAGCAGATCCGCCAAGGAATCTTCAATCTACTCTTCCAGAGGAAAGTGTACTAA
- the LOC122482585 gene encoding olfactory receptor 51Q1-like, whose translation MSKVTNSTQAPFYFILTGIPGFEASHIWISIPFCCLYTVSIMGNTTILTVICKEPSLHQPMYLFLSMLALTDLGLTLTTLPTVMQLLWFNVHEISFEACFAQFFFLHGFSFMESSVLLAMSFDRYVAICRPLHYASTLTGEVIGKIGLAIICRCVLAVLPSLFLLKRLPFCRSHLLSHSYCLHQDMIRLVCADIRVNSWYGFALGLLIIVMDPLLIVLSYTLILKSILGTASWTERFRALNNCLSHVLAVLVLYVPMVGLSMTHRFAKHASPLVHVIMANIYLLAPPVMNPIIYSVKTKQIRQGIFNLLFQRKVY comes from the coding sequence ATGTCCAAGGTGACTAACAGCACCCAAGCACCCTTCTACTTCATCCTCACTGGCATCCCTGGATTTGAGGCCTCCCACATCTGGATCTCCATCCCCTTCTGCTGCCTCTACACCGTCTCCATCATGGGTAACACCACCATTCTCACAGTCATCTGCAAGGAGCCATCCCTCCACCAGCCCATGTACCTATTTCTCTCCATGCTGGCCCTGACCGACCTGGGCCTCACCCTCACCACCCTGCCCACAGTCATGCAGCTCCTCTGGTTCAACGTTCATGAGATCAGCTTTGAAGCCTGTTTTGCCCAGTTCTTCTTCCTCCATGGATTCTCCTTCATGGAATCTTCTGTGTTGTTGGCCATGTCCTTTgatcgctatgtggccatctgccgCCCCCTGCATTATGCCTCCACCCTCACCGGTGAAGTCATTGGCAAGATCGGCTTAGCCATCATTTGCCGCTGCGTCCTGGctgttctcccttccctcttcctactCAAGCGCCTGCCCTTCTGCcgctcccaccttctctctcactcctatTGCCTCCACCAGGATATGATCCGCCTCGTCTGTGCTGACATCCGGGTCAATAGCTGGTATGGATTTGCTCTTGGTTTGCTCATTATTGTGATGGACCCTTTGCTCATTGTGCTCTCCTACACACTCATCCTGAAGAGTATCTTGGGCACAGCCTCCTGGACTGAGCGGTTCCGGGCCCTCAATAACTGTCTATCCCACGTGCTGGCTGTTCTGGTCCTTTATGTTCCCATGGTTGGACTATCCATGACTCATCGATTTGCCAAGCATGCCTCTCCGCTGGTCCACGTTATCATGGCCAATATCTACCTGTTGGCACCGCCTGTGATGAACCCCATCATTTACAGTGTCAAGACTAAGCAGATCCGCCAGGGAATCTTCAATCTACTCTTCCAGAGGAAAGTGTACTAA